GCGCACAAGAGCAAATTATCCCTCCGGAGTAATCGGCGGTGCAGTTCGGTTAATTGCGCAAGAAACCGCTGCCGGCCATGGACGGCGTGGAGCTGGAGGGGAGGCCGAGGCAGCCACTGATGCTCAAGGAGTGGCTGGAGCTGGAGTCAAGCGCGGAGCTCTCCCGCGACGGCTTCGGCTGCTACCcgcgccacctcgccgccgagctccgGAGCGCCAACGGCAGGCGGAGGAACGGGGACGTTATCGCCAGGTTCTCGGCCGCGGTGAGGGCCGCGCTGTCCCGCCCGCCGGCGGGACgcgagggggaggcggccgcgCTGTCCAGGAGCCTCTCGAGGAGGCTGCGAGCTGGGTTCTGGAGGAAGCGGAGGGGGGAGGCCGAGGAGACGGACAGGCCGGTGGCCAGCTGCTCCGCCGCGAGTAGCACGAGGAGGGATGCACCGTCGAGGTCGCCGGCAATGTCTCCTCGTCGCACGAGCTGGGAGGGACGGCAGGCCGGTGGCGACAGCGCAGGTCTCAGCGGCGGCCGTCGGAGCTATGAAACAGAGGTAGGAATAATTAACCCTTCCTTTTCTTGATCATAGCTAGCAAATTCGCGTATATCTGATTCATCGTGATGATTCTGTGGATTATGATGACTGATCATGAAGGTTGAGGGATGCGAGTGCGAAACAACGTGTCACTTGGACGAGGAAcgggagcaggagcagcggctGAGCCCAGTTTCGGTGATGGACTTCCCCAGCCAGGACAGAGACGACGGCAACGACGACGACTGCAACGaccacggcggcggcaacggccagAGTGAGGACGACGGTGCCTCACCGACGTTTGAGCAAAGCCTAGCCAACATCCGAAGTAAGTCCTCTGCTTTCCGTTTGGCTCCATTCCCAACTGAACTCAGTTGACCCAGACACCCAGTTTACTGCTTTCTTTGGCGACATGCAAGTTGCACTGCTCTGTTTCGTGTGCatccgttttttttttcctttttctttttcactcGCTCATCACGTAGAAACATCTGCAAAGATAATCCTTCCACCAGTACACGGTAGAAAGGTTCCGTTTGATACGCTTCTCCTAGCTAcacttagattataatctaggCGAAAATTATCTTATTTCTCGCCTTTcacttctcgtagttcaaatctctTAAGCTGTTTACCACATAAACGAGAATCGGtagaataaataaaatatttgatgAGAttatcgcttatttccaccaacAAACTGTTTATAAGCTGAAACAATCGGACCTTATCTGTCCCTGATAAGCCCGAGGGGCACAAAACAAGCACACCGACTCGGTCATGTAGGTAACGGAACCTTTTCTTTGTCAGAGGTCCGTACTTCGTTTTGCACAGTCTCCCACTGCTCGAGTGCTCGTTGCCTCGTGCTAGTGCCAAGCTGCTTTCACCGTTTCCCTCGAGAGGCAGTCGATCAATCTGGGCCGTGAAACAGAGCACGCACACGCGTGCGGCTTGACGCGCACGATTCGTTGGCGTATTAGGGGTTTTAGGTCTGTAGGATCGTTCATGTTGCCATGTTGGTAGCCTGTTGCTATCGAGCCTAGCTTGCTTATCTGCCCAAGGAGATCACGCATGGGCGAGCCGTTGGAGAATAAGAATAGTGCGGCGAGCAGTTCGCccttggaaaaaaaagaaaggcgCGTGGAGGCAGTGTACAAAACGGAAACGAAGAGAACGCGACGTTGATAGCCAAGCGGAACGTATAATTGGAGCTCAGAGCCTCAGAGAATAATGCAAGGTTGCGTGGGAGTTTGTATGTACTGTATACTACTAGTAGTACTATCACATTAAACAACACAAGAAAACCTGATTCCCATAATGCATGATATTCTGGTCCAGTATGTAAAGTGCAAAGGTAAAGGGATTAGATATACTGTGCATCCATCCGATGCATGATAGAATAGACTTCAGCTCCACGtacttttatatatatatatatatatatatatatatatatatatatatgttgggggaaatattaacgacttccTTATACTCTGTAAACGACGATCATAAGGGCCCGAGCCCACCTCCAGCAACAGTAACCTCCGCCAACTTGGCCCGACCCCCGGgtcaaggggtcggacgcgcctgaCCCCCCAGGCCGCTCCTCATCCCAGCCGAGAGAGTttcacctcgcccgacccccgagcgggaagggtcggacgcgcccgacccctcacggcgggtctccgcctcgcccgaccccgggcgcaaggggtcggacggatCCGGACCAACAAGACAGAGCTTTGCCTCACCCTAGGACGTGCGCGGACCCGCAAACGAGGGTGCAGATCTTGTGGACtcccaccgatctcgccataaatgccaCCGACGGGGCGCGCATGACCGAAACACGGCTCTGACACGCGGAGAGGCGTGACCCGCCGGAGTTTTCGGGCGGCGCACTGCTGCCACGACTACACAGGACTACAGCGGTGCCGTCCTAACCCTCCCCTGTGGCATTCGTCATAGGGCACTCTCGCCCATGTTGCAGGGTACGCCGCCCGGTTTCCCGCTCGGCCTGGCAGCAGGGGCGTGTCAGCCGCGCCCCCCGGTCAGCACGCGTGGCTACAGTGGCTAGCATCACCCGTGACGTGCACGACTACAGTGGCCGGTCATCACCACCTGCTCGCACAGCTGCAGTGGTCGGCCGCCACGCACGACCCGCGTGCTTGGCCACAGTGGCCGGCCTCCAAGCCTTCAACAGAACCCAACAACAACCACCCCTCCTCGGTGACCATGCTGACAAGACACGGAGACCAGGAGGGTAGGCGGCGTCCCCGGTAGCTTGGCCCGTCTCCCTGTACTTTATCTCCCAGGCTTTATCTTTTTTACTTCCCCTGACTCCCGGCTGGATTGTAACTTCTGtgtcctccttacgctataaaaggaggacccgGGAGCCCGAGAGAGGGAGGGATCTCGAGTGAACCG
This portion of the Setaria viridis chromosome 7, Setaria_viridis_v4.0, whole genome shotgun sequence genome encodes:
- the LOC117863808 gene encoding uncharacterized protein, giving the protein MDGVELEGRPRQPLMLKEWLELESSAELSRDGFGCYPRHLAAELRSANGRRRNGDVIARFSAAVRAALSRPPAGREGEAAALSRSLSRRLRAGFWRKRRGEAEETDRPVASCSAASSTRRDAPSRSPAMSPRRTSWEGRQAGGDSAGLSGGRRSYETEVEGCECETTCHLDEEREQEQRLSPVSVMDFPSQDRDDGNDDDCNDHGGGNGQSEDDGASPTFEQSLANIRRASQQLLQRIRRFEQLAEIDASDVDDATTTAEDTASCHVEELDNSTEDGEGVHAQDPLLSLPEAGSPCAAPHCFKKLLQDFFGEGLSSCQKDGRSDDPEVERSLLETARAWLDGRHRALRPDGKAEVEEIERLGRWRWFREDERELLGSDVEGGIFWSLMEELVDDLC